Proteins encoded together in one Peribacillus asahii window:
- a CDS encoding TOMM precursor leader peptide-binding protein, whose translation MAARILIDGNGLLADFVYDQLSSNYPVTRQSLLDEVPEETELALVLHNAWHPSVHRKAEERFRATGIPWLRGFVSFGEGIIGPLVRPNTPGCSRCADIRRMIAGSDRQEMWTFQMRMASGEGVLGDAWASRTGLSQMATLICDEVQRFLQEEPSNLEERVFITNLRTLTNSSHLFLPDPLCPMCSSLPDDTSELAQIRLESSPKINGGGYRCRSMDELKTVLVKDYLDYRTGIMNGKMQDFTLPFADVLMNMPLFEADEGVAGRSNSYEMSELTAILEGLERYCGIEPRGKRKVVRDSYHNLENQALNPTRVGLHEKDQYEKPHFPFKPFNPDDPMNWVWGYSFLQERPILIPELLAYYSLGYGESFVYETSNGCALGGSLEEAIFHAIMEVVERDSFLLTWYARLPLPRLDLSSANDKELQLMVNRIHEVTGYDLHFYNSTMEHEIPSVWAVAKNRKSKGVNLICAAGANPDPIRAVKSTIYELAGMMFRHDEKLEENRQKYERMLRDPFAVRTMEDHGMLYGLREAEERLNFLLDEQRPLRTFAEEFKQPPANADLKDDLEDILKRFRQLNLEVIVVDQTTPIIKRNGLFCVKVLIPGMLPMTFGHHLTRVKGLERVLRVPMQLGFMKMPLSFEQLNPYPHPFP comes from the coding sequence ATGGCTGCTCGTATTCTAATTGACGGAAATGGTTTGTTAGCGGATTTTGTCTATGATCAATTGTCCAGCAACTATCCCGTAACGCGACAAAGCTTATTAGATGAGGTTCCTGAAGAAACAGAACTAGCTCTGGTACTTCATAATGCCTGGCATCCGTCGGTTCATCGAAAAGCGGAAGAAAGATTCAGAGCCACAGGTATCCCTTGGCTTCGAGGTTTCGTTTCGTTTGGAGAGGGAATCATTGGTCCATTAGTACGCCCCAATACACCGGGATGTTCCCGCTGTGCTGACATACGACGCATGATAGCTGGATCTGATCGCCAAGAAATGTGGACGTTTCAGATGAGAATGGCATCAGGAGAAGGGGTACTGGGAGATGCGTGGGCATCACGAACGGGACTATCGCAAATGGCAACTTTGATATGTGACGAAGTGCAGAGATTTCTTCAAGAAGAACCCAGCAACTTAGAAGAAAGGGTGTTCATTACGAATCTGAGAACGTTAACGAACTCTAGTCACCTTTTCTTGCCTGATCCATTGTGCCCGATGTGTAGTTCATTACCTGATGACACATCGGAACTAGCTCAAATTAGGTTAGAATCTAGTCCTAAAATTAATGGTGGTGGCTATCGCTGCCGTTCGATGGATGAATTAAAAACAGTGCTAGTCAAAGATTATCTCGATTATCGTACTGGGATCATGAATGGGAAAATGCAGGATTTCACGCTGCCGTTTGCTGATGTTTTAATGAACATGCCGCTGTTTGAAGCAGATGAGGGAGTAGCAGGAAGGTCTAATTCTTATGAAATGAGTGAGCTAACTGCTATTTTAGAAGGTTTGGAGCGATATTGCGGGATCGAGCCTCGAGGCAAAAGAAAGGTAGTTCGTGATAGTTATCATAATTTAGAGAATCAAGCACTAAACCCTACAAGAGTAGGTTTACATGAAAAGGATCAATATGAAAAGCCTCATTTTCCGTTTAAACCGTTTAATCCTGATGACCCAATGAATTGGGTGTGGGGCTATTCGTTCTTACAAGAACGCCCTATTCTGATTCCGGAGTTACTCGCCTATTACAGTTTGGGCTATGGGGAGAGCTTTGTTTATGAAACCTCCAATGGATGTGCATTAGGGGGGAGTTTAGAGGAAGCCATTTTCCATGCCATTATGGAGGTTGTCGAACGAGACTCATTCTTGTTAACCTGGTATGCCAGGCTTCCCCTTCCGCGTCTTGATCTTAGTTCTGCTAACGATAAAGAATTACAGCTCATGGTCAACCGTATACATGAGGTGACGGGATATGACCTTCATTTTTACAATTCCACGATGGAACATGAGATTCCAAGCGTTTGGGCAGTGGCAAAAAACAGAAAATCCAAGGGGGTAAACCTCATTTGTGCAGCCGGAGCTAACCCTGATCCTATAAGGGCTGTAAAAAGCACGATTTACGAGCTGGCAGGAATGATGTTTAGGCATGATGAAAAATTGGAGGAAAACCGTCAGAAATATGAAAGGATGCTCCGTGACCCGTTTGCAGTACGTACCATGGAGGATCATGGGATGTTGTACGGTTTGCGAGAAGCAGAGGAACGGCTGAATTTTTTATTGGATGAGCAACGTCCTTTACGTACGTTTGCTGAGGAATTTAAACAGCCACCGGCAAATGCTGATTTAAAGGATGATCTTGAGGATATTCTTAAGAGGTTCCGCCAATTAAATCTTGAAGTCATTGTGGTTGACCAAACGACACCTATAATCAAGCGGAATGGATTATTCTGTGTCAAGGTATTGATTCCTGGAATGTTACCGATGACGTTTGGACACCACCTTACCCGTGTGAAAGGGCTGGAGCGGGTACTCAGGGTACCAATGCAATTAGGATTTATGAAGATGCCGTTATCGTTTGAACAGCTTAATCCATATCCTCATCCGTTTCCATAA
- a CDS encoding putative thiazole-containing bacteriocin maturation protein, whose amino-acid sequence MTKLTTYSRLKVKRDTFYLPDSQGGVYFRNNVSSFRMEGGTIYQWIERLMPMFNGEQSLGDLTEGLTVPYRNRVYEIGETLYKNGFVRDVSQDSPHQLKAKVLEKYASQIEFIENFVDSGAYRFQEYRQAKVLAIGSGPFMVSLASALIESGLPKFHFMVTDSVPTNRLRINELVHNAKKADSEVEVEQVAFQKGEGRSFWQEAVQPYDWILYVSQDGNVKELRDLNMVCKEQRKVFIPAICLDQVGLAGPLVHPKSEGCWESAWRRIHQSLLQLDRQLQSFSSTAGSILANVAVFEFFKKATGVVGSNQSTQIYKLNLETLEGDWISFITHPLVTNKSVSPRLVEDLDARLKQERSEKELSSNLLEYFSLLTSEETGIFHTWEERNLKQLPLSQCYVRAVNPVSEGPADFLPEVICSGFTHEEAKREAGLTGIEMYVSQMIKGFRDQKDQEEVNIEEGFIGIGAGETVEEAVCRGLQAYLEEELKNRKINQRSTMFRVQLEKIEDPYCRFYLNSLTTLNGAPTIGLENEMLGFPVIWVQSQSRRYMSTGLNTTLALRSALQQAILDTQNQVNSTDRKAESAVFLKEKEFKLDIPSCEEITQLELLQSSVQILNRNSKRLFVYDLTFEPFLKQELAGVFGVQIRGEEP is encoded by the coding sequence ATGACAAAACTGACCACATATTCACGTCTTAAAGTAAAAAGAGATACATTTTATCTACCTGATTCACAAGGTGGTGTGTATTTTAGAAATAACGTAAGCTCATTCCGTATGGAAGGCGGTACAATCTATCAGTGGATTGAAAGACTGATGCCAATGTTTAACGGGGAGCAATCATTAGGAGATTTGACAGAGGGATTAACAGTCCCGTATCGCAATAGGGTATATGAAATTGGAGAAACGTTGTACAAGAATGGCTTTGTTCGAGATGTAAGCCAAGATAGTCCACATCAATTAAAAGCAAAAGTTCTCGAAAAGTATGCTTCACAAATTGAATTTATCGAGAATTTTGTAGATTCTGGTGCGTATCGTTTTCAAGAATATCGTCAGGCTAAAGTTCTGGCTATTGGATCTGGACCCTTTATGGTTTCATTGGCTTCTGCATTAATTGAATCGGGGCTCCCAAAATTCCATTTCATGGTGACGGATTCAGTACCTACAAATCGATTACGGATTAATGAGCTGGTGCACAATGCCAAAAAGGCTGACTCCGAGGTGGAGGTAGAGCAGGTAGCATTTCAAAAAGGGGAGGGGAGAAGTTTTTGGCAAGAAGCTGTGCAGCCGTACGATTGGATACTATATGTCTCTCAGGATGGAAATGTAAAAGAACTTAGGGATCTAAATATGGTTTGTAAAGAGCAGAGGAAGGTATTTATACCCGCTATATGTTTGGATCAAGTGGGGCTTGCTGGTCCATTGGTTCATCCGAAATCAGAGGGATGCTGGGAGTCCGCATGGCGCCGAATCCATCAATCTTTATTGCAATTAGATCGGCAGCTACAATCTTTCTCTTCAACAGCTGGATCGATTCTGGCGAATGTTGCGGTATTTGAATTTTTCAAGAAAGCTACAGGAGTAGTAGGTTCAAATCAGAGTACCCAAATTTACAAACTTAATCTTGAAACGCTGGAAGGAGACTGGATTTCATTCATAACACATCCATTGGTTACGAATAAAAGTGTTTCACCTAGACTTGTGGAAGATCTTGATGCAAGGCTAAAGCAAGAACGGAGTGAAAAGGAACTGTCGAGTAACCTTTTGGAATATTTCAGTCTATTAACTTCAGAAGAAACAGGGATTTTCCATACATGGGAGGAACGAAACTTGAAACAGCTTCCTCTTTCGCAGTGCTATGTTCGAGCAGTAAATCCAGTGTCAGAGGGACCGGCAGACTTTCTCCCAGAGGTTATCTGTTCTGGTTTTACACATGAGGAGGCAAAAAGGGAAGCCGGACTGACTGGTATTGAAATGTATGTGTCACAAATGATTAAGGGATTCAGGGATCAGAAAGATCAAGAAGAAGTGAACATAGAGGAAGGATTTATCGGCATTGGTGCAGGAGAAACAGTTGAAGAAGCTGTTTGTCGTGGCTTGCAAGCCTATTTAGAGGAGGAATTGAAAAATAGAAAAATCAATCAGCGGAGCACGATGTTTCGTGTACAGCTGGAAAAAATAGAAGATCCCTACTGTAGGTTTTATTTAAATTCCCTTACTACCCTAAATGGTGCACCAACAATTGGTTTGGAAAATGAAATGTTAGGCTTCCCCGTAATATGGGTACAGTCGCAGAGTCGTCGGTACATGAGCACAGGTTTAAATACAACATTGGCTTTACGAAGTGCATTGCAACAAGCGATTTTGGATACTCAAAACCAGGTGAATTCAACAGATAGGAAAGCAGAGTCAGCTGTTTTTCTGAAAGAAAAGGAATTTAAACTCGACATCCCTTCTTGTGAAGAAATAACACAATTGGAGCTATTACAATCCTCCGTTCAGATCTTGAACCGAAACAGCAAACGGCTCTTCGTCTATGATCTTACGTTCGAACCTTTTTTAAAACAGGAACTGGCAGGGGTGTTTGGTGTGCAGATACGAGGGGAGGAACCCTAA